GCCCGCACTCCGACGATGGCGGAGGCGAGCTACCGGGGCCTCATCACGCGCCTCCAGGCCCAGGGCTACCAGACCTCCCGGATCGTACGAACGCTACAGGTCGCGGGACCGCCCCCTGCGGGCGACTCTCGATCGCGGGAAAGAAGCTGATGACGGGGCTCCAGCCAGAGCGCTTGCTGCTCCTGACCGGCGCCACGGGATTCGTCGGTGGCGCGGTGAGACCGGCCCTCGCGCGCGAGGGCTGGCGCGTGCGGTGCCTGACTCGGGATGCCGCGCGGGCCCAGCAGCGCGAGCCC
Above is a window of Pseudomonadota bacterium DNA encoding:
- a CDS encoding lipocalin family protein; the encoded protein is MLAAMDPRAFEALFRRWATSYGASVAATERVNDYSSAVVGHPGRDYLWILARTPTMAEASYRGLITRLQAQGYQTSRIVRTLQVAGPPPAGDSRSRERS